The Streptomyces sp. NBC_01276 genome includes the window GCTTGCACCCGCACTGACCGAGCGTCTTGCCCAGTCCCCGTTGTCGCTGGTCACCGGCTTCGCGGAACAACTGGCGTGGGCGCTCTACCGGCTCGACCGCAAGGAATACGGATACAACCTGTCCGATGACGCCTTCCTCTACACCCGGGCTGCCGTCGTCGCCGCCGGCCGCGTCGTCTTCGAGAGCGTCCTTCAAGACCCTGCGGTCTTCGAGCCTTACGCCACGAAGCTCATCTGGGCCGAAAGCCTGCTCTACTCACCGGACCGTGCATACAAGCGCATCACCGGGGAGGAATGGGACCGCAACACGCGATATTCCTACGAGTCGTGCTCGAACACC containing:
- a CDS encoding DUF4240 domain-containing protein, which translates into the protein MNEDAFWQLIEDCRPTEPEPEAELLAPALTERLAQSPLSLVTGFAEQLAWALYRLDRKEYGYNLSDDAFLYTRAAVVAAGRVVFESVLQDPAVFEPYATKLIWAESLLYSPDRAYKRITGEEWDRNTRYSYESCSNTEGWAD